From Arcticibacter tournemirensis, one genomic window encodes:
- a CDS encoding TonB-dependent receptor domain-containing protein: MKVLTTIYFFFFLCTISTFGQSPETGTLSGKLIDASTERVIDYATVAVINKSTGKTTKTTQTNTNGIFNIPALPLGTYILKISFVGYKPYSRDPLILTSAQPSLDLGTIKLQAGKSSILNEVVVQGQRSTIQLGVDRKIFSVDQSIVSEGGSATDLLANVPTVSVDIDGNVSLRGTGNVRILIDGKPSAIGGGDIASVLQSLPASSIENIELITNPSAKYDPEGQTGIINIVLKKNKKLGSNGSVAISAGNRDNYNASTNLSYRSGKLNLYGNYSYRYSNRYGGGFNNTTFRDSNRIVNNVSDARRHNISNTAKIGFDYYINEKTTIGASGNLSFRDGKDSENIDYLYQNYSNNLDGTSRRASTENEEDSGYDLSLDFSRKFKRQGEELTSNFSFGSREENEDETFNQDFYQFSGAKRDTMDRRISKNKEAGDNYNIQIDYTLPFSQEQRLEAGYRTTIRNSDESQVSDVYNYRTDRFTRDYNLSNDFTLEDIVHAAYASYQNQITKTFGFQIGLRAEQAYLNTEYRNTDTATMQIRSTEGKLDYFRVYPSIFLTQKLKNDNQLQLSYTRRVNRPRGWQVNPFRDVSDPNNIRVGNPNLKPEDIHSFEFSYMKYWKSFTLTSSVYFRQVNDVVEGIQLQIDSITTLTQFSNLSRNQAGGLEIIGRADIAKGFNVTANANVFYNKFFGSEEFNIESNSGYNWTGNLTTNISLSPNLSTQINMNYMSHQVTAQGSRRAMFGTDAAVKMDVLKKKGSISFNMRDVFNSRKWGMITETAAFTRQFQRRMQGRMGTLTFSYRFGNTEQQQRNRKNDRNNQEQQGGVPGEEF; encoded by the coding sequence ATGAAAGTTTTAACTACGATATATTTCTTCTTCTTTCTCTGTACAATTTCAACATTTGGACAATCGCCGGAAACGGGTACATTGAGCGGGAAATTGATCGATGCATCAACGGAGAGAGTAATTGATTACGCAACCGTTGCTGTAATAAATAAATCTACAGGAAAAACAACAAAGACTACACAAACCAATACTAACGGCATTTTTAATATTCCGGCCTTACCCCTTGGAACGTATATTCTCAAAATCAGCTTCGTTGGTTATAAGCCTTACTCCCGAGACCCTTTGATTCTTACTTCGGCACAACCATCCCTTGATCTTGGCACTATTAAACTCCAGGCAGGGAAGTCAAGTATCTTGAATGAGGTAGTGGTGCAGGGTCAGCGCAGCACCATCCAGTTGGGTGTTGACAGAAAGATATTTAGCGTTGATCAAAGCATCGTAAGTGAAGGTGGCTCAGCTACAGATCTTCTGGCAAACGTACCCACGGTTTCAGTCGACATTGACGGTAATGTAAGCCTCCGAGGCACCGGAAATGTACGCATCCTGATCGATGGAAAACCTTCCGCAATCGGCGGCGGTGATATTGCCTCTGTTCTTCAATCTTTGCCGGCGAGCTCGATTGAGAACATCGAACTTATCACCAATCCCTCGGCCAAATATGACCCTGAAGGTCAAACAGGTATTATCAATATCGTGCTGAAAAAGAATAAAAAGCTGGGATCAAACGGATCTGTTGCCATATCAGCAGGAAACAGGGATAATTACAACGCAAGTACTAATCTTAGTTATCGCAGCGGAAAGCTGAACCTCTACGGCAATTACAGCTATCGGTATTCCAACCGTTACGGCGGCGGATTTAACAATACAACATTTCGCGACAGCAACCGGATTGTGAATAACGTGTCAGACGCCCGCCGGCACAACATAAGTAACACGGCAAAGATTGGGTTTGATTACTATATAAATGAGAAAACAACGATAGGCGCTTCTGGGAACCTCAGCTTCAGAGATGGAAAAGACAGTGAAAACATCGATTACCTGTACCAGAATTACAGTAATAATCTGGACGGCACAAGCAGGAGAGCCTCCACTGAAAATGAAGAAGATAGCGGCTATGACCTGAGTCTCGATTTCAGCCGGAAATTTAAACGTCAGGGAGAAGAGCTGACTTCAAACTTCTCCTTTGGAAGCAGAGAGGAGAATGAAGACGAAACATTCAATCAGGACTTCTATCAGTTTTCAGGTGCAAAGAGAGATACAATGGACCGCCGGATATCAAAGAACAAGGAAGCCGGAGATAACTATAATATACAGATCGACTATACCCTTCCATTCAGTCAGGAGCAGAGATTAGAAGCCGGCTACCGTACTACCATCAGAAACAGTGATGAATCGCAGGTATCCGACGTCTACAATTACCGGACCGATCGCTTTACCAGGGACTACAACCTTTCGAATGATTTCACGCTTGAAGATATTGTGCATGCTGCGTACGCCAGTTACCAAAATCAGATAACAAAGACCTTTGGTTTCCAGATCGGACTACGTGCCGAGCAAGCTTATTTAAACACAGAATACCGTAATACTGATACCGCAACCATGCAGATAAGAAGTACTGAAGGTAAGCTGGATTATTTCAGAGTATATCCAAGTATCTTTTTAACACAGAAATTAAAGAACGATAATCAGCTGCAGCTCAGCTATACCAGGCGCGTCAACCGTCCCAGAGGCTGGCAGGTAAATCCATTCAGAGATGTATCAGACCCCAATAACATCCGGGTAGGGAACCCCAACTTAAAACCTGAAGACATCCACTCCTTTGAGTTTAGCTATATGAAGTACTGGAAATCATTTACGCTTACCTCCTCTGTATACTTCAGGCAGGTAAACGATGTGGTGGAAGGTATTCAGCTGCAGATCGACAGCATTACTACTCTAACTCAATTCTCTAACCTGTCGCGTAACCAGGCTGGCGGACTGGAAATTATTGGCCGTGCCGATATCGCAAAAGGATTTAATGTAACAGCAAATGCAAACGTCTTTTACAATAAGTTCTTCGGCAGCGAAGAATTTAATATCGAAAGTAACAGCGGCTATAACTGGACAGGAAACCTAACAACAAACATATCCTTATCACCAAACCTGTCTACCCAAATCAATATGAATTACATGTCGCACCAGGTGACGGCGCAAGGCAGCCGGCGTGCAATGTTTGGGACTGATGCCGCAGTTAAAATGGACGTGCTAAAAAAGAAAGGAAGCATTTCTTTCAATATGAGAGATGTATTCAATTCGCGTAAATGGGGAATGATTACCGAAACGGCTGCGTTCACCCGGCAGTTCCAAAGGCGAATGCAGGGACGCATGGGGACGCTCACCTTTAGTTATCGTTTCGGCAATACAGAACAGCAGCAAAGGAACAGAAAGAACGACCGGAATAACCAGGAACAACAAGGTGGCGTGCCGGGAGAAGAGTTTTAA
- a CDS encoding SDR family NAD(P)-dependent oxidoreductase, which produces MFSLDNKTAVVTGAGSGIGKAVALTFSAAKAHVYVADLNVENAEATVREIEEAGGKASALVCDVSIQQEVIKAFQHVGKIDILVNSAGVSHIGRADNTTSEDFERVFRVNVQGVYNCLHAVIPSMKSNGGGAILNLASIAAVVGLPDRFAYSMSKGAVYAMTLSVAKDYIKDNIRCNSISPARVHTPFVDGFLAKNYPGQEQEMFEKLSRTQPIGRMASPEEISKLVLYLCSDEASFITGNDYPIDGGFIKLNN; this is translated from the coding sequence ATGTTCAGTTTAGATAATAAAACAGCTGTAGTTACAGGTGCAGGAAGTGGAATCGGCAAAGCGGTTGCACTTACCTTTTCCGCAGCAAAGGCTCACGTATATGTGGCTGACTTAAACGTTGAGAACGCAGAAGCTACAGTAAGGGAAATAGAAGAGGCCGGAGGCAAGGCCTCTGCTCTTGTATGCGACGTTTCAATCCAGCAGGAGGTAATAAAAGCCTTTCAACATGTTGGGAAAATTGACATCCTGGTCAACAGCGCGGGGGTATCACACATCGGCCGGGCCGACAATACCACATCTGAAGATTTCGAACGGGTATTCAGGGTAAACGTTCAGGGAGTTTACAACTGTCTCCACGCTGTTATTCCTTCAATGAAAAGTAATGGTGGCGGTGCGATTTTAAACCTTGCATCCATAGCGGCAGTCGTCGGCCTGCCCGACCGGTTTGCATACTCGATGAGCAAAGGCGCCGTGTATGCCATGACGCTGTCAGTCGCCAAAGACTATATTAAAGATAATATACGGTGCAACAGCATCTCCCCTGCCAGAGTTCACACGCCCTTCGTCGACGGATTTCTGGCAAAAAACTATCCGGGGCAAGAGCAGGAAATGTTTGAAAAACTGTCGAGAACCCAACCTATCGGACGAATGGCCTCACCTGAGGAAATATCCAAACTTGTACTATATTTATGTTCAGACGAAGCATCGTTTATCACAGGGAACGACTATCCCATTGATGGCGGATTCATTAAACTGAATAACTAA
- the dcd gene encoding dCTP deaminase: protein MILSDKRILEEIDTGSIIIEPFDRECLGTNSYDVHLGKYLATYKNRVLDARLHNEIEHFEIPKDGFVLQPNTLYLGVTMEYTETHLHVPFLEGKSSTGRLGIDIHATAGKGDVGFCNTWTLEISVTQPVKIYAGMPIGQLIYFEVAGEIETFYNSKGDAKYNRKTTRPVESMMWKNTF from the coding sequence ATGATCCTCTCAGATAAACGCATTTTAGAAGAAATAGATACCGGAAGCATCATTATCGAACCGTTCGACAGAGAGTGCCTGGGAACCAACTCTTATGACGTCCACCTTGGTAAATACCTGGCTACTTATAAGAACAGGGTACTGGATGCACGGCTTCACAATGAAATCGAACACTTTGAAATACCGAAAGATGGCTTTGTGCTGCAGCCCAATACGCTGTATCTTGGTGTCACGATGGAATACACAGAGACACATCTTCATGTCCCTTTTCTGGAAGGGAAATCCAGTACCGGACGCTTAGGGATCGACATACACGCCACAGCAGGAAAAGGAGATGTGGGCTTTTGCAATACGTGGACGCTTGAAATCTCTGTAACACAACCGGTAAAGATCTACGCGGGCATGCCGATCGGGCAACTTATCTACTTTGAAGTTGCAGGAGAAATAGAGACCTTCTACAATTCGAAAGGCGATGCAAAGTATAACCGGAAGACCACCAGGCCGGTAGAAAGCATGATGTGGAAAAATACTTTTTAA
- the lipB gene encoding lipoyl(octanoyl) transferase LipB encodes MKNKKVHFQDWGLVDYQEAWDRQERVFAGIVAQKTANRNAEVIHPTDNYLIFTEHPHVYTLGKSGKQDNLLLDEQGLAEKHASYYKINRGGDITYHGPGQIVGYPILDLDNFFTDIHLYLRTLEEAIILTLKEYGIEAGRYPGYTGVWLDADNDKARKICAMGVRCSRWVTMHGFAFNVNTDLSYFRNIVPCGIDDKDVTSMQRELSREVEVAEVKEILKGKIAELFGMEIV; translated from the coding sequence ATGAAGAATAAAAAAGTGCACTTTCAGGATTGGGGACTGGTGGACTATCAGGAAGCCTGGGACCGGCAGGAGCGGGTATTTGCCGGAATTGTAGCTCAGAAAACGGCAAACCGCAACGCCGAAGTTATTCATCCAACCGACAACTACCTTATTTTTACGGAGCACCCGCATGTGTACACTCTCGGTAAAAGCGGCAAGCAGGATAACCTGCTGCTCGATGAGCAGGGCCTGGCGGAAAAGCATGCTTCATATTACAAAATAAACAGGGGAGGTGATATTACGTACCACGGTCCCGGACAGATTGTTGGATACCCGATTCTGGACCTCGATAATTTTTTTACAGATATTCACCTGTATCTCCGTACACTCGAAGAAGCCATCATCCTTACTTTAAAGGAATATGGTATTGAGGCCGGAAGATATCCCGGTTACACCGGTGTGTGGCTGGATGCCGATAATGACAAGGCCCGGAAGATCTGTGCCATGGGTGTGCGCTGCAGTCGCTGGGTTACTATGCACGGCTTCGCTTTTAATGTAAATACGGATCTTTCGTATTTCAGGAATATTGTTCCATGCGGTATTGACGACAAGGATGTTACTTCTATGCAGCGTGAACTGAGCCGGGAGGTGGAAGTGGCGGAAGTGAAGGAAATACTAAAAGGAAAGATAGCGGAGTTGTTTGGGATGGAGATCGTGTAG
- a CDS encoding 4'-phosphopantetheinyl transferase family protein: protein MAIAYHRQLDEKTAFAVWKIEESAEELVSRLQLKSGELAYIESLNNGKRNLHWLSTRVLLREMLNTNRYINCEVDEHGKPYLVNFPHQISLSHSFDYAAVMISEDKPVGIDIELVKEKIVRIEDKFLCREELLFIDPAHTIEHLYICWCAKEAIYKLQGKRNVSFKDHIRLHAFPYAPEGRFEASLETDQEFKSFDVNYESFHDYMIGYVAGERGYSSNK from the coding sequence ATGGCAATTGCTTATCACAGGCAGCTAGATGAGAAAACCGCCTTTGCAGTCTGGAAGATTGAAGAGAGCGCAGAGGAGTTAGTTTCGCGGCTTCAGCTGAAGAGCGGGGAGTTGGCGTATATTGAGAGTTTGAACAATGGGAAACGGAACCTCCACTGGTTAAGCACACGCGTATTGTTGCGTGAAATGTTGAACACAAACAGGTATATAAATTGTGAGGTAGACGAACACGGCAAGCCTTATCTCGTTAATTTTCCACATCAGATTTCCCTTAGCCACTCGTTTGATTATGCAGCTGTGATGATCAGTGAAGACAAGCCAGTCGGTATTGATATCGAACTCGTCAAAGAAAAGATAGTTAGGATTGAAGATAAATTTCTCTGCCGGGAAGAGCTTCTGTTTATAGACCCGGCTCACACGATAGAACATTTGTATATCTGCTGGTGTGCAAAAGAAGCTATTTATAAGCTGCAGGGAAAACGAAATGTTTCATTTAAAGACCACATAAGGCTCCATGCTTTTCCTTATGCTCCCGAGGGCCGGTTTGAGGCCAGCCTGGAGACGGATCAGGAATTTAAATCCTTCGATGTTAATTATGAATCATTTCATGATTATATGATAGGTTATGTGGCTGGTGAACGTGGATACTCAAGCAATAAGTGA
- a CDS encoding ATP-dependent Clp protease adaptor ClpS, giving the protein MNIRFAETETEVETFTLEEVLAGLKSGHKLILWNDEVNTFDHVIYCLVKYLDYSEPQAEKIAWRVHNDGKCAILEGSFTELEVYRKILQQEGLSVSID; this is encoded by the coding sequence ATGAATATTCGCTTTGCTGAAACAGAAACAGAAGTTGAAACCTTCACATTGGAGGAAGTGCTGGCCGGATTAAAGTCGGGGCATAAGCTTATTTTGTGGAATGACGAAGTCAACACTTTTGATCACGTTATATACTGTCTCGTAAAATATCTGGATTATTCTGAGCCGCAGGCCGAAAAAATAGCATGGAGGGTGCACAACGATGGTAAGTGTGCAATTCTGGAGGGCTCATTCACTGAACTTGAAGTCTATCGTAAAATCCTGCAACAGGAAGGGCTATCTGTAAGTATCGACTAG
- a CDS encoding carboxypeptidase-like regulatory domain-containing protein: MKSRYFLFCCVLICSAYGFSFIRDDDPLKNLLSKLEKFKDEYPQEKVHIHTDKPYYSVGDSIWFKAYIVNAEQNELSNLSKILYVELINEKDSIKASLRLPVIAGLAWGDFTLTDSLTEGNYRLRAYTNWMRNFGEEYYFDKVIKIGSSFANKVIGNVSYSFTKVGTKENVSAVIVYSDIDGEPFANKEVSYNIELDSRNVAKGKGLTDAQGRLVINFVNSQPFILKSGKISTTLKLDEKTVVSKVFPVKATSADVDVQFFPEGGQMVSGLRSKIAFKAVGADGRSTEISGRIVDKDNKPVTEFKSEHAGMGFFSLLPEQGNTYTAIVKFTDGSEKQLQLPSASASGYVLAVGNNHADNILVRISASPDLLEKGPLTLVAQSNGVVKFAARNSINKGAISAYIPKKRFPTGILQLTLFSPSYEPVAERLVFIRNEETLKLNISTDKPSYTKRQKVNMTVNVVDTAGKPVVGNFSVAVTNESKIPFNDEAETTILSNLLLSSDLKGYIENPNYYFTEANDEKNGQLDNLLLTQGWRRFTWKSLMANSFPNLAFKPEQGLSISGRVKTFGGKPVVGGKVTLLASRGSMMLLDTVTDAEGRFAFDNLSFTDSTRVVIQARNAKDKKNVDIEIDRVPPQLVTRSKNYPDIEVNINSTLLSYLKSRNQDIAELKKHGMFRRNIMLEEVKIVERRPEVRNSSNLNGAGHADQVIKADRLQNCTSLEQCLQGLAAGVIIQGGIAYSTRSMNTPMQLIVDGMPMEPDLLSMINPNDVESIEVLRTIGNTAIYGMRGGGGVLIINTKRGDPNYSIRSYVPGITTYSPQGYYIARQFYMPNYDKPETSKELPDLRNTVFWTPNILTDSTGKASFQFFTTGEGGTYKVVTEGLDGKGGIARQVVRFVVK, translated from the coding sequence ATGAAAAGTCGATATTTCCTTTTTTGCTGCGTGCTGATCTGTTCAGCCTATGGTTTTAGCTTCATCCGCGACGATGACCCTTTGAAAAACCTGCTTTCAAAACTCGAAAAGTTCAAAGATGAGTATCCTCAGGAAAAAGTGCATATACATACCGACAAGCCTTATTACAGTGTCGGTGATAGTATTTGGTTCAAGGCTTACATCGTCAATGCTGAACAGAATGAACTCTCGAATCTTAGCAAGATATTATATGTAGAACTCATTAACGAAAAAGATTCTATAAAAGCGTCATTGCGGCTGCCGGTAATTGCAGGTCTTGCCTGGGGCGACTTCACATTAACCGACTCATTAACGGAAGGTAACTACCGGCTCAGAGCCTATACCAACTGGATGCGTAATTTCGGCGAAGAGTATTATTTTGACAAGGTCATTAAAATCGGGAGCTCCTTCGCAAATAAGGTTATTGGAAATGTAAGCTACAGTTTCACGAAAGTCGGCACGAAGGAAAATGTAAGTGCGGTAATTGTATACAGTGATATTGACGGCGAACCGTTTGCTAACAAAGAGGTAAGTTACAATATCGAGCTTGATTCAAGGAACGTAGCAAAGGGAAAAGGCCTGACCGATGCACAAGGCAGGCTTGTGATAAACTTTGTCAATTCCCAACCCTTTATACTCAAGTCAGGAAAAATAAGCACCACGCTAAAGCTTGACGAAAAAACAGTAGTAAGTAAAGTATTTCCGGTTAAGGCAACCTCCGCAGATGTTGATGTGCAGTTTTTTCCCGAAGGAGGACAGATGGTCTCGGGGCTTAGATCCAAGATAGCCTTTAAAGCGGTTGGAGCAGACGGGCGCAGTACCGAAATCTCCGGACGTATCGTTGATAAGGACAACAAACCGGTGACCGAGTTTAAGTCGGAACATGCCGGCATGGGTTTCTTTAGTTTGCTTCCCGAGCAGGGAAACACCTATACCGCCATTGTAAAATTTACTGACGGCTCTGAAAAACAACTTCAGCTACCGTCTGCCAGCGCTTCAGGTTACGTTCTGGCTGTGGGGAACAATCACGCCGACAATATATTAGTCAGGATCTCAGCCAGCCCCGACCTGCTGGAAAAAGGGCCACTTACCCTCGTAGCTCAGTCAAATGGAGTAGTTAAGTTTGCTGCCCGAAACAGTATAAACAAAGGAGCAATATCGGCCTATATTCCCAAGAAACGTTTCCCTACAGGAATACTCCAGTTAACGCTGTTTTCCCCTTCTTACGAACCCGTTGCAGAAAGGCTGGTGTTCATCAGGAACGAAGAGACGCTTAAGCTTAATATTAGTACCGATAAACCATCGTACACTAAGAGACAGAAAGTTAACATGACTGTCAATGTTGTGGATACCGCCGGAAAGCCTGTAGTCGGCAACTTTTCTGTAGCCGTAACTAATGAGTCGAAGATTCCTTTCAATGATGAAGCAGAAACAACCATCCTTTCTAATTTGCTGCTCTCATCTGATTTAAAGGGCTATATAGAAAATCCAAATTACTATTTCACAGAAGCAAACGACGAAAAAAACGGGCAGCTTGACAATCTGCTTTTAACACAGGGCTGGCGGCGCTTTACGTGGAAAAGTCTGATGGCAAACTCATTCCCCAACCTGGCTTTCAAGCCAGAGCAAGGCCTCAGCATTAGCGGAAGAGTTAAAACATTTGGGGGTAAACCTGTCGTTGGAGGGAAAGTAACGCTTTTAGCTTCGAGAGGAAGTATGATGCTGCTCGACACTGTTACCGACGCTGAAGGCCGATTTGCATTTGATAACCTCAGTTTTACCGACAGCACAAGGGTTGTAATCCAGGCGCGCAACGCTAAAGATAAAAAGAATGTTGATATTGAAATCGACCGCGTGCCGCCTCAGCTGGTTACCCGAAGCAAAAACTATCCTGACATAGAAGTTAATATTAACTCAACACTTCTGTCGTACCTTAAAAGCAGAAACCAGGATATCGCCGAGCTTAAGAAACACGGCATGTTTCGCCGGAACATTATGCTCGAAGAAGTTAAAATTGTTGAAAGACGGCCCGAAGTAAGAAACTCGAGTAATCTGAATGGCGCTGGGCACGCTGATCAGGTAATAAAGGCCGACAGGCTTCAAAACTGTACCAGTCTTGAGCAATGCTTGCAGGGGCTCGCTGCAGGAGTTATTATACAGGGCGGCATAGCTTATTCAACCCGCAGCATGAATACCCCCATGCAGCTGATCGTGGATGGCATGCCTATGGAACCGGACCTTCTCAGCATGATCAATCCAAATGACGTTGAGTCTATTGAAGTTTTGAGAACAATAGGAAATACTGCAATTTATGGAATGAGAGGCGGTGGTGGCGTACTTATCATTAACACTAAAAGAGGCGACCCTAATTATTCCATTAGATCGTATGTTCCTGGTATTACTACCTACAGCCCTCAGGGATACTATATAGCAAGGCAATTTTATATGCCAAACTATGACAAGCCCGAAACCAGCAAAGAACTTCCCGACTTGCGCAATACGGTATTCTGGACCCCCAATATATTAACCGATTCTACAGGTAAAGCTTCTTTCCAGTTCTTCACAACCGGCGAAGGAGGCACCTATAAAGTGGTTACGGAAGGACTGGATGGTAAGGGTGGAATAGCCCGGCAGGTTGTGAGGTTTGTTGTCAAATAG